From the Leptolyngbya sp. CCY15150 genome, the window TGCCGGTAGCAATTAGGTTGTACCGGGCAAAGCAAGCGCGATGGGTGCGCACAAAGTTGACCATGTCATCTTTTTTATGGTCATGGGCAATCAACGCAATCTTGCTAGTCATAGAAACACCTAGACAATAGATATGAACTGGATGAGTTGGGAAGGCGAAACCTGTCTTAGCGTCGATCTACTCGAAAGACCCAAATGAGTCGAATGGCCAGCAGCACCAAGATGGAATAGCTCACCATGGCGACGAGTAGATTGGTATCAAAAATATTAGCGCCTCCGCCAAAGGTTGGCGGACTAAAAAGTCCATCAAACGGTGCAGCAAAGGGGGCCGAAAGGTTGTAAATAAACCGGGCAAACAGGTTATCACGATTGGCTCCTGAGAATTGTAGGAGAAAGCGCAGTGCCAGCAGCAGTTCTAATGCACCGCCCAGATAGTAGAT encodes:
- a CDS encoding YggT family protein, producing the protein MNDQQPPRPPQGDRTSQPQNTPLPSERQRLHTVQHRWDTVHQDVVTTRIVRGIYYLGGALELLLALRFLLQFSGANRDNLFARFIYNLSAPFAAPFDGLFSPPTFGGGANIFDTNLLVAMVSYSILVLLAIRLIWVFRVDRR